A window of Paenibacillus polygoni contains these coding sequences:
- a CDS encoding Gfo/Idh/MocA family protein translates to MSKTVKVAIIGCGGIANGKHMPALFKQKNVEMIAFCDIQKSRAEEAAEKFGAEGAKVYTDYKELLKDQSIDIVHVCTPNDSHSVITVAALEADKHVMCEKPMAKTTEQAQEMIDAAKRTGKKLSIAYQNRFRNDSLYLKELIEEGELGDIYYGKAIALRRRGVPTWGVFLDEEKQGGGPLIDIGTHALDLTLWLMDNYKPKSVMGSVFHKLSNRENAANDFGPWDPEEFKVEDSAFGFVTMENGATIQVEASWALNVVETGEAQTLLAGTEGGADMKNGLRLNGEKRSRLFDQNINLNAGGVAFFEGSSETESDREARMWIEAVTEDKEPLVKPEQALVVTQILEAIYESARTGKAVYFD, encoded by the coding sequence ATGTCTAAAACAGTAAAAGTAGCCATTATCGGTTGCGGAGGTATTGCAAACGGTAAACATATGCCAGCATTATTCAAACAGAAGAATGTAGAAATGATTGCATTCTGTGACATTCAAAAATCTCGTGCAGAGGAAGCAGCAGAGAAGTTTGGTGCAGAAGGTGCAAAAGTATATACAGATTATAAAGAACTATTAAAAGATCAATCCATTGATATTGTTCATGTTTGTACACCTAATGATTCTCATTCAGTTATTACTGTAGCAGCGCTTGAAGCAGATAAACACGTCATGTGTGAAAAGCCAATGGCAAAAACAACAGAACAAGCACAAGAAATGATTGATGCTGCAAAACGTACGGGCAAAAAGCTGTCGATCGCCTATCAAAACCGCTTCCGTAATGATAGCTTGTATCTGAAAGAGCTCATAGAAGAAGGAGAGCTTGGGGATATTTACTATGGTAAAGCCATTGCTCTTCGCCGCCGCGGTGTTCCTACTTGGGGTGTATTCCTCGATGAAGAGAAACAAGGCGGCGGGCCGCTGATTGATATTGGTACACATGCACTCGACCTAACCTTATGGCTCATGGATAACTATAAGCCGAAGAGCGTGATGGGATCTGTGTTCCATAAACTAAGTAACCGTGAAAATGCGGCAAATGACTTTGGTCCTTGGGATCCAGAAGAATTTAAAGTAGAAGATTCTGCTTTTGGTTTTGTTACGATGGAGAACGGAGCAACCATTCAGGTGGAAGCAAGCTGGGCACTAAATGTCGTAGAAACAGGCGAAGCTCAGACCCTTCTTGCAGGTACAGAAGGTGGAGCAGATATGAAAAATGGTCTTCGTTTGAACGGAGAGAAACGAAGCAGATTATTTGATCAAAATATTAACCTTAACGCAGGCGGGGTTGCCTTCTTCGAAGGTTCAAGTGAAACAGAGTCAGATCGTGAAGCAAGAATGTGGATCGAAGCGGTTACTGAGGACAAAGAACCTCTGGTAAAACCAGAGCAGGCACTGGTTGTTACTCAAATCCTTGAAGCCATTTACGAATCTGCACGTACAGGAAAAGCAGTGTATTTCGACTAA
- a CDS encoding sugar phosphate isomerase/epimerase family protein: MLKLGLQLYTLRDLLEQDFKGTLAKVAELGYQGVEFHHFYGYSAEEVRSLLDELGLEMVGTHVQYDSLVNDFDQVVSYHKAIGNRNIIVPHLSEEQRSDWNLVFANLKEISNKLKPHDMVLLYHNHDFELTEKINEKTALDTLFSTLPEEVLAELDTCWIHYAGYDPVEYIAAYEGRLPIVHWKDLKRNSDGSPLTVELGQGEVDVAAVGDAADKAGVEWIVVEQDYCTNPPLESIETSLNWIKQYVNNGGKVNV, encoded by the coding sequence ATGTTAAAACTCGGGCTTCAATTGTACACACTACGTGATTTATTGGAACAAGATTTCAAAGGAACGCTGGCTAAAGTCGCAGAACTCGGATATCAAGGAGTGGAGTTCCATCATTTTTATGGATACTCAGCGGAAGAAGTTAGGTCATTGCTTGATGAGCTTGGTCTCGAAATGGTAGGTACGCATGTACAGTACGATAGTTTGGTAAACGATTTTGATCAAGTGGTTTCTTATCACAAAGCGATCGGGAACCGCAACATTATTGTACCTCACTTATCTGAAGAGCAGCGCAGCGACTGGAATTTAGTCTTTGCGAATCTCAAAGAGATTAGTAATAAGTTGAAACCACACGATATGGTCCTTTTATATCATAATCATGATTTTGAACTGACTGAGAAAATAAATGAAAAAACAGCACTGGATACGCTATTCTCTACACTTCCTGAAGAGGTGTTAGCTGAGCTTGATACTTGCTGGATACACTATGCTGGTTACGATCCGGTGGAGTACATCGCTGCATACGAAGGAAGATTGCCAATTGTTCACTGGAAAGATCTAAAACGAAACTCAGATGGAAGTCCGCTGACTGTCGAGCTCGGTCAAGGTGAAGTAGATGTAGCAGCAGTAGGTGATGCAGCGGATAAAGCAGGAGTAGAGTGGATTGTTGTCGAACAGGATTACTGTACGAATCCCCCATTAGAAAGCATTGAAACCAGCCTAAATTGGATCAAACAATATGTGAATAACGGAGGAAAAGTAAATGTCTAA
- a CDS encoding Gfo/Idh/MocA family protein — protein MKKMKAGIIGCGNISSIYLTNLKNSPVIEVVALADLIMERAEARAAEFNVENVYTVDEMLNNNEIELILNLTVPGSHALTNIAALQAGKHVYGEKPFAISLEDGRKVIELAEEKGLYVGCAPDTFLGSGIQTSIQAIQKGLIGTPVSATAFFMGGGPESWHPDPEFFYAYGGGPMLDMGPYYLTALVKMLGPIRRISASAGIQIPDRIVGSGPKQGQKLQVQTPTHLAGTIDFMNGVIGTMIASFDIPAGSSLPLIEIHGTKGTLQVPDPNFFNGEVKLRKYGSEKWETLEPVFVSEQNERGAGLNQMVEAIRSQTPAEASGQLGYHILEAMHAFERSSLEGRHVLLESTLPESTVDQQVMKLNFVNENVS, from the coding sequence ATGAAAAAAATGAAAGCAGGCATCATCGGGTGTGGCAATATTAGCAGTATCTACCTTACCAACCTGAAGAATAGCCCTGTAATTGAAGTCGTGGCGTTAGCCGATCTAATTATGGAACGCGCCGAGGCGCGGGCAGCTGAATTCAATGTAGAAAACGTTTACACGGTAGATGAAATGCTAAATAATAATGAAATTGAACTGATTTTAAATTTGACGGTACCCGGCAGTCATGCCTTAACCAATATTGCGGCTCTGCAAGCAGGAAAGCATGTTTATGGCGAAAAGCCTTTTGCGATTTCCCTTGAAGACGGTCGTAAGGTAATAGAACTTGCGGAAGAAAAGGGGCTCTATGTTGGATGTGCTCCGGATACGTTTTTGGGTTCTGGAATTCAGACCTCGATTCAAGCGATTCAAAAGGGTCTGATCGGCACCCCAGTATCCGCTACTGCATTTTTTATGGGGGGAGGACCTGAATCCTGGCATCCGGATCCAGAATTTTTCTACGCTTACGGCGGTGGACCGATGCTTGATATGGGACCGTATTATTTAACAGCACTCGTCAAAATGCTTGGCCCGATTAGAAGAATCAGTGCGTCGGCAGGAATTCAGATTCCAGATCGTATTGTCGGTTCCGGGCCAAAACAAGGACAGAAGCTGCAGGTACAGACTCCAACCCATTTAGCAGGGACCATTGATTTCATGAATGGGGTCATCGGAACTATGATTGCGAGCTTTGATATTCCCGCAGGGTCCAGTTTACCGTTGATTGAAATTCACGGTACGAAAGGTACACTGCAAGTTCCAGACCCAAACTTTTTTAATGGAGAAGTCAAACTAAGAAAATATGGATCAGAGAAATGGGAGACGCTTGAACCTGTGTTTGTGAGTGAGCAGAATGAGCGCGGAGCAGGACTGAATCAAATGGTAGAGGCGATTCGAAGTCAGACACCTGCCGAAGCAAGCGGACAGCTTGGTTATCATATTCTTGAAGCAATGCATGCCTTTGAGCGTTCTTCCCTAGAAGGAAGGCATGTTCTTTTAGAAAGTACTTTGCCAGAATCTACAGTAGACCAGCAAGTAATGAAGTTAAACTTTGTAAATGAGAACGTTTCATAG
- a CDS encoding AraC family transcriptional regulator, producing MTADQICQVLTAGFSFHSKPYYFSQSDGVKNYLLRLQTDGRCRAKVNGKLTYIESGDLLLYHPTEPYELKIDIEENKLGEVLVESGDYHIFFSGQWVDEWWNKKKRPTLIKVDLTENLLTLFRQIVLEQRRIANPYPEIPSYYMRILCLEIDRLLTEQPTSTQNGYLAFQIKNYIVENASTLFKLEDVASSVGISVSRAVHLFKEVFDTSIMQYTMDVRLNMARERIIFSPMPLEHIAETCGFNSYTYFHRVFRSKYGMAPREFRTIHREQLL from the coding sequence ATGACAGCTGATCAAATCTGCCAGGTTCTTACAGCGGGTTTCTCATTTCACAGTAAACCTTACTATTTTTCACAGTCAGATGGAGTTAAGAATTACTTGCTGCGGCTTCAAACGGATGGTCGCTGCCGTGCCAAAGTGAATGGAAAGCTAACCTATATCGAATCAGGGGACCTTCTTTTATATCATCCTACCGAGCCATATGAATTAAAAATCGATATTGAAGAAAATAAATTAGGAGAGGTCCTTGTAGAAAGCGGGGATTATCACATTTTTTTTAGCGGGCAATGGGTTGATGAATGGTGGAATAAAAAAAAGCGTCCGACGCTGATTAAGGTTGATTTAACGGAAAACTTACTCACTTTATTCCGACAAATCGTACTTGAACAGCGGCGGATCGCCAATCCTTATCCGGAAATTCCAAGTTACTATATGCGTATCTTGTGTCTTGAAATCGACCGGCTTCTCACAGAGCAGCCTACATCCACACAAAACGGATATCTTGCCTTTCAGATCAAAAATTATATTGTAGAAAACGCCTCTACTCTCTTCAAACTAGAAGATGTAGCATCGAGTGTAGGGATTAGTGTGTCTAGAGCCGTCCACTTATTTAAAGAAGTATTTGATACCAGCATTATGCAGTACACGATGGATGTTCGGCTGAATATGGCCCGGGAACGCATTATCTTTAGTCCTATGCCGCTTGAACATATTGCTGAAACTTGCGGATTCAACAGCTACACTTATTTCCACCGGGTATTTCGGTCCAAATATGGCATGGCACCTAGAGAGTTCCGCACCATACATAGGGAACAACTGCTTTAA
- a CDS encoding Gfo/Idh/MocA family protein produces MNASKRIKVAVIGLGDIARKVYLPILSVHRGVEIVGVLNRSYTKVEEVMHLYRIPRGTSSMKELLSWELDAVFIHSSTESHFEIVMACIEKGIAVYVDKPLSYHLKESIEMVAFAESANVLLAVGFNRRFAPLYRDARDWIAEKGSIENMSLSKHRSKLSTDSARITVYDDFIHMIDTLLWLSGEDIEWISHGLHMNSSGSLLQGYGHIRYGKNKEGFGTISTHRLAGTDLERVELHGYHRSIVVEQMETARRWEPSSGESIRTFGSWNSILDRRGFTFAVQHFLDHIGKEPEQCELHAAHVLASHELAEQILSKT; encoded by the coding sequence ATGAATGCTTCGAAACGAATTAAGGTTGCCGTCATCGGACTAGGTGATATTGCAAGGAAAGTATATTTGCCTATATTATCAGTACATCGGGGCGTTGAAATTGTAGGTGTGCTGAATCGATCCTATACCAAAGTCGAAGAAGTAATGCATCTGTACCGAATTCCGAGAGGGACATCTTCAATGAAGGAACTGCTCAGCTGGGAACTGGATGCGGTGTTTATACATAGTTCTACGGAATCGCATTTTGAGATCGTTATGGCTTGTATTGAAAAAGGGATCGCGGTTTACGTAGACAAGCCTTTATCCTACCATTTGAAAGAATCAATAGAAATGGTTGCTTTTGCAGAATCCGCGAATGTACTCTTAGCTGTCGGCTTTAACCGTAGATTTGCGCCTCTTTATAGAGACGCAAGGGATTGGATTGCTGAAAAGGGAAGCATCGAAAATATGTCTTTAAGCAAACACCGCAGTAAACTAAGCACCGATTCTGCTCGGATAACCGTATATGATGATTTTATTCATATGATCGATACTTTATTATGGCTTAGCGGGGAAGATATTGAATGGATATCGCACGGGCTGCATATGAATTCAAGCGGCAGTCTGCTGCAAGGTTATGGCCATATCCGATATGGTAAGAACAAAGAAGGTTTCGGAACGATATCTACTCATCGCTTGGCAGGAACAGATCTTGAGAGAGTGGAGCTGCACGGATATCATCGTTCCATCGTGGTTGAACAGATGGAAACGGCAAGAAGATGGGAACCAAGTTCCGGTGAAAGCATTCGGACGTTTGGAAGCTGGAATTCCATTCTTGATCGAAGAGGATTCACTTTTGCAGTGCAGCATTTCCTGGATCATATAGGTAAAGAGCCAGAACAGTGCGAACTGCATGCTGCACATGTACTGGCAAGTCATGAACTGGCCGAGCAAATACTAAGCAAAACGTAA
- a CDS encoding TVP38/TMEM64 family protein — MKKWLLFCLLYIPLLGVLFIYRNEIMDWSQNNASYTNLTILTTVFAIFPVLPFKLIIALLGYAFGPVMGGMVSWLGTMISSLITYGVFRWLLRDTGDSYLKKIPGLKGLTIMMQEQTFSAVLLARMIPIIPQMAVNVYAGTAGLPFWSYMIASGLGRLPSIALYAYAGKNAAEHPLATLTIFIIYVLLLVLAFVSYRKRLKQIQEVEDGS, encoded by the coding sequence TTGAAAAAATGGCTTCTTTTTTGTTTATTGTATATTCCTTTACTCGGGGTATTGTTTATTTATCGTAATGAGATTATGGATTGGTCACAAAATAACGCATCCTATACGAATCTCACAATCCTCACCACCGTTTTTGCTATATTCCCCGTCCTGCCGTTTAAGCTCATCATCGCTTTATTAGGTTATGCGTTTGGTCCTGTTATGGGAGGTATGGTAAGCTGGCTGGGCACCATGATTTCATCTCTTATTACGTACGGTGTATTCCGCTGGCTGCTGAGAGATACGGGCGACAGTTATTTAAAAAAGATTCCAGGACTTAAAGGCCTGACGATCATGATGCAGGAGCAAACATTCAGCGCGGTGCTTCTCGCAAGAATGATTCCGATTATCCCCCAAATGGCAGTGAATGTTTATGCGGGTACGGCTGGTCTCCCTTTCTGGAGTTATATGATTGCTTCGGGGCTCGGAAGATTGCCGAGTATTGCGCTATATGCATATGCGGGTAAAAACGCTGCAGAGCATCCGCTTGCTACGCTTACCATTTTCATCATATATGTCCTGCTTTTGGTACTTGCGTTTGTATCGTACAGAAAAAGGTTAAAGCAAATACAAGAGGTTGAGGACGGCTCGTAA
- the msrA gene encoding peptide-methionine (S)-S-oxide reductase MsrA — translation MEPLYTEKATFAGGCFWCMVSPFEELPGILQVKSGYTGGHTENPTYEEVCSDTTGHVEAVQITFDPKVFPYEKLLTLFWQQIDPTDAGGQFHDRGTSYQTAIFYHTEEQKVKAEASKQALEASGRFDKPIFTPILPASTFYEAEEYHQDYHKKNPAHYKRYRKGSGREDFIEQHWSASKKQDNLRERLTPIQYEVTQNSATEPPFQNEYWDHEGEGIYVDIVSGEPLFSSQDKYDAGCGWPSFTRPLRSYSIKEKTDLSHFMIRTEVRSRESDSHLGHVFDDGPGENGLRYCINSAALRFVPKEDMEKEGYGEYLSLFEK, via the coding sequence ATGGAACCATTATATACAGAAAAAGCTACATTCGCTGGAGGATGTTTTTGGTGCATGGTGTCCCCTTTTGAAGAGCTTCCAGGCATCCTTCAAGTTAAATCAGGGTACACAGGCGGTCACACCGAGAATCCAACATACGAGGAAGTATGTTCGGATACAACGGGTCACGTAGAAGCGGTACAAATTACTTTTGATCCAAAAGTATTTCCTTATGAAAAGTTACTAACCCTGTTCTGGCAACAAATCGATCCTACGGATGCAGGCGGACAATTCCATGACCGCGGTACTTCTTACCAAACTGCTATCTTCTATCATACAGAAGAGCAGAAAGTAAAAGCAGAGGCTTCAAAGCAAGCTCTTGAGGCAAGCGGACGTTTTGATAAACCGATCTTCACTCCTATTCTTCCGGCATCTACATTCTATGAAGCGGAAGAATATCATCAAGATTATCATAAAAAGAATCCTGCTCACTACAAACGGTATCGCAAGGGTTCTGGGCGTGAAGACTTTATAGAGCAACACTGGTCTGCGAGCAAGAAACAAGATAATCTGAGAGAACGCCTGACTCCTATTCAGTACGAAGTAACCCAAAATAGTGCAACAGAACCTCCTTTCCAAAACGAGTATTGGGATCACGAGGGTGAGGGTATCTACGTTGATATCGTGTCGGGTGAGCCTCTTTTCAGCTCACAAGATAAATATGATGCAGGCTGCGGCTGGCCAAGCTTTACTCGTCCCTTACGTAGCTACAGCATCAAAGAAAAAACGGATCTTAGCCACTTTATGATTCGTACAGAGGTAAGAAGCCGAGAATCAGACTCCCATCTTGGTCATGTATTCGATGACGGTCCTGGTGAGAATGGTCTGCGGTACTGCATTAACTCTGCCGCACTTCGTTTTGTACCGAAAGAGGATATGGAAAAAGAAGGGTATGGCGAATATCTTTCTCTGTTCGAAAAATAA
- a CDS encoding DUF2188 domain-containing protein, producing MPWNKTDYPPSMKNLEPRVRNKAIEIANALLGEGYEEGRSIAIATAQVEEWNENHPEKETKTQTKTRKSDPSSKKSDSPAHTGEHRNIHVVPSEDGWAVKKEGNEKPEHIYDVKDEAVKAAKEIVSSKNIRLIIHDKQGKIQTSKMYN from the coding sequence ATGCCTTGGAATAAAACAGATTATCCCCCATCCATGAAAAACTTAGAACCCCGTGTACGCAATAAAGCAATTGAAATCGCCAATGCCCTGCTCGGCGAAGGATATGAAGAAGGCCGTTCGATAGCGATTGCTACTGCACAAGTAGAAGAATGGAATGAGAATCATCCGGAAAAAGAGACGAAAACTCAAACCAAAACCAGGAAGTCCGATCCTTCTTCCAAAAAATCAGATTCGCCAGCTCACACCGGTGAACATCGAAACATCCATGTTGTACCTAGCGAGGACGGTTGGGCTGTGAAAAAAGAAGGTAATGAGAAACCCGAACATATCTATGATGTGAAGGATGAAGCGGTAAAAGCAGCGAAGGAAATCGTCTCATCCAAAAACATCCGTCTCATTATCCATGATAAGCAGGGGAAGATCCAAACCTCAAAAATGTACAATTAG
- a CDS encoding ROK family protein, producing MQQAVIGIDIGGTNIKAGIVTLTGELIVDRTLPTYSENGKEALLNKIEEIAKNGLEEASYHNLHILALGIGTAGFINLEGEIGSATANLPDWKGTPLRAELEKRIGISVYVDNDVNMLALGERWQGSGKDLDHFLCVSLGTGIGGCLILNGLPYRGRSGYAGAYGHQVIQMNGVPCTCGSAGCWEQYASVTALKRQAAEAGEKAWAEHPRLLFDEMRAGNKKAQDLILQYTEYIAVGLSNLIHHFNPPAVIIGGAVTEQGDVLFQPIRSFVQKFTMDGFADRPDVPILPAKLGNRAGVVGAAKLAIVRSKA from the coding sequence ATGCAGCAGGCTGTCATTGGTATTGACATTGGAGGAACGAACATAAAGGCGGGGATCGTGACTCTTACGGGTGAATTGATTGTTGACCGTACCCTTCCTACCTACTCGGAAAATGGCAAGGAAGCCTTACTAAACAAAATAGAGGAGATAGCCAAAAATGGTTTGGAAGAGGCGTCATATCATAATTTACATATCCTTGCTCTTGGAATAGGAACCGCAGGGTTTATAAACCTGGAGGGGGAGATCGGAAGCGCTACAGCCAATTTACCCGATTGGAAAGGTACTCCGCTGCGAGCAGAATTAGAAAAGAGAATCGGGATCTCCGTTTATGTGGATAACGATGTCAACATGCTTGCACTAGGGGAGCGGTGGCAAGGATCAGGAAAAGATCTGGATCACTTCCTATGCGTAAGTCTTGGGACAGGGATTGGAGGATGTTTGATCTTAAACGGACTTCCTTACCGAGGAAGAAGCGGTTATGCAGGAGCCTATGGCCACCAAGTAATTCAAATGAATGGTGTACCTTGTACATGCGGATCAGCAGGATGTTGGGAACAATACGCGTCAGTCACTGCACTGAAAAGACAAGCAGCAGAAGCAGGCGAAAAAGCCTGGGCTGAACATCCCAGACTCCTATTTGATGAGATGAGAGCAGGTAATAAAAAAGCACAAGACCTTATCCTGCAATATACAGAATATATTGCAGTCGGCCTGTCCAATCTGATCCATCATTTTAATCCGCCTGCTGTTATCATTGGCGGCGCTGTAACAGAACAGGGGGATGTATTATTCCAACCGATACGATCCTTTGTTCAAAAATTTACAATGGATGGTTTTGCAGATCGTCCGGATGTGCCTATCCTTCCTGCTAAGCTTGGGAATAGAGCAGGAGTAGTAGGTGCTGCAAAGCTTGCGATTGTAAGAAGCAAAGCCTAA
- a CDS encoding DUF421 domain-containing protein has translation MPDWIEVALRTLSAVTVLFIITKILGKRQISQLSLFEYITGITLGNLVGYISLDLDSTWYLGFVALAVWIVVSVGAEYFTMKNKKFRDVVDGKSTVLVENGALIADNLRKEKLTVDEFLEQLRKKDVFRVSDVEFAIMEQSGEINVMLKKEFQPLTADALGYRLMKEQEPKTIIIDGRILPESLKDTGFNESWVQKQLKALHLPLKHVFIGQVDSKGELTVQTGSKALPNSAQPQPNAQISDLLTQFQDELTMRKKLAQTDKDQLEYQEALDTLNHAMSAYQSTKKP, from the coding sequence ATGCCCGATTGGATTGAAGTTGCGCTGAGGACGCTTTCAGCCGTTACCGTACTTTTTATTATCACTAAAATATTGGGTAAGCGACAAATATCCCAACTATCCCTTTTTGAATATATTACAGGGATTACACTCGGTAACTTGGTTGGATATATCTCACTGGACTTGGACAGCACCTGGTACTTGGGATTTGTAGCTTTGGCAGTATGGATTGTAGTGTCTGTCGGAGCTGAGTATTTCACCATGAAGAATAAAAAATTTCGAGATGTAGTTGATGGGAAATCAACCGTCCTTGTCGAAAATGGTGCACTAATTGCTGATAATTTACGGAAAGAAAAGCTTACAGTCGATGAGTTTCTAGAACAGCTGCGTAAGAAAGATGTGTTCCGAGTATCGGATGTAGAGTTTGCTATTATGGAGCAGAGCGGTGAAATTAATGTGATGCTCAAAAAGGAATTTCAACCTCTCACCGCAGATGCGCTCGGTTATCGACTAATGAAAGAACAAGAGCCTAAAACCATTATTATTGATGGACGTATTCTGCCGGAGTCTTTGAAAGATACAGGATTTAATGAAAGCTGGGTCCAGAAGCAACTGAAAGCTTTACATCTTCCCCTCAAGCATGTTTTTATTGGGCAGGTGGACAGTAAAGGTGAACTGACGGTCCAAACCGGGAGCAAAGCCTTACCTAATTCAGCTCAGCCCCAGCCTAATGCTCAAATATCTGATCTTCTAACACAGTTTCAAGATGAACTAACGATGCGTAAGAAGTTGGCACAGACTGATAAGGATCAATTAGAGTATCAAGAAGCGCTGGATACATTGAACCATGCTATGAGCGCATATCAGAGTACGAAAAAGCCGTAA
- the pyk gene encoding pyruvate kinase, with amino-acid sequence MLKTKIICTMGPACDSTDLLKQMIQSGMTVARINMAHGELEEHVNRMERVRSAAKDLGTFIPIMLDIKGPEIRIGKLKEASVTLETGKELILTTEEILGEVHRIGVNYAEMNEVVNPGDTILIDDGLVALNVKKVEGTEIYCQILNGGVLKPRKGVNLPGIKTTLPGVTERDKKHIAFGLENNIEMIAASFVRKAADVEEIRAILKKNQAEHVQIYSKIENQEGVDNIKEIIEASDGVMIARGDLGVEVPIEDVPMMQIDIIKQCNLAGKPVIVATHMLDSMQVNPRPTRAEVSDVSNAVLQGADVVMLSGESAAGKYPLESVKTMAAVAQKAESLIDYRDNFFKKREQHATNITEVISQSAVSASLELNAKVIIASTGSGFTAKVISKYRPKAPILAITSNEKVLSQICLFSGVFPYLGEKVNSTDEMFESITRNAATKGFISSGDTVVLSAGVPIGISGTTNLIKIVQV; translated from the coding sequence ATGTTGAAAACAAAAATCATATGTACAATGGGACCCGCCTGTGATTCCACTGACTTACTGAAACAAATGATACAGTCAGGAATGACCGTAGCTCGGATAAATATGGCTCATGGAGAGCTGGAAGAGCATGTGAATCGTATGGAACGCGTTAGATCAGCAGCAAAAGATCTCGGAACTTTTATCCCCATTATGCTGGATATTAAAGGACCGGAAATACGGATTGGTAAACTCAAAGAGGCTTCTGTCACTTTGGAAACAGGGAAAGAGCTGATCTTGACGACCGAGGAGATTCTAGGAGAAGTTCACCGAATTGGTGTCAATTACGCGGAAATGAATGAGGTCGTAAATCCGGGAGATACCATTCTCATTGATGATGGACTCGTTGCCTTAAATGTAAAGAAGGTAGAAGGTACGGAAATCTATTGCCAAATCTTAAACGGAGGCGTTCTGAAGCCAAGAAAAGGCGTGAACCTGCCTGGGATCAAAACGACGCTTCCGGGTGTAACCGAGCGTGATAAAAAACATATTGCATTTGGTCTCGAAAATAACATTGAGATGATTGCAGCATCGTTTGTACGTAAAGCAGCAGATGTGGAAGAGATCCGGGCCATACTGAAGAAAAACCAGGCGGAACATGTTCAGATCTATTCCAAGATTGAAAACCAAGAAGGCGTGGACAATATAAAAGAAATCATTGAAGCCTCTGATGGTGTGATGATTGCCCGCGGTGATCTTGGGGTTGAAGTTCCCATCGAAGATGTACCGATGATGCAGATTGATATTATCAAGCAGTGTAATCTGGCAGGTAAACCGGTGATTGTAGCTACTCACATGTTGGATTCAATGCAGGTTAATCCGCGTCCAACCCGGGCCGAAGTAAGTGATGTATCAAACGCGGTGCTTCAGGGTGCAGATGTTGTTATGCTATCCGGTGAATCGGCAGCCGGTAAATATCCGCTCGAATCAGTGAAGACCATGGCAGCTGTTGCCCAAAAAGCAGAATCCTTAATTGATTACCGCGATAATTTCTTCAAAAAGCGGGAACAACATGCAACGAATATTACGGAAGTGATCAGTCAAAGTGCCGTAAGTGCTTCCCTGGAACTAAATGCTAAAGTGATCATCGCTTCCACCGGAAGTGGATTTACGGCAAAAGTTATATCCAAATATCGTCCGAAAGCTCCCATCTTGGCGATTACTTCTAATGAGAAAGTGCTTTCTCAAATCTGTCTCTTCTCTGGAGTTTTCCCGTACCTTGGGGAAAAAGTAAACTCAACGGATGAGATGTTTGAATCGATTACTCGAAATGCGGCTACCAAAGGATTTATCTCATCGGGAGATACCGTAGTTCTCTCTGCAGGTGTACCGATCGGGATTTCAGGCACAACGAATCTAATTAAAATTGTACAAGTGTAA
- a CDS encoding CD3324 family protein produces MRYKNGREALPPSLLKEIQKYIQGDLIYIPKATEERARWGEKSGARKELAQRNAEITLHYSKGWTVPELVQKYHLSSESIRKIVVKTW; encoded by the coding sequence GTGAGGTACAAAAATGGAAGAGAAGCGCTTCCCCCTAGCCTGTTAAAAGAGATTCAAAAATATATCCAGGGTGATCTGATCTATATACCAAAAGCTACCGAAGAACGAGCAAGATGGGGTGAAAAAAGCGGAGCCCGCAAGGAGCTGGCTCAGCGTAACGCAGAAATCACTCTTCATTATTCCAAGGGATGGACCGTACCTGAACTTGTTCAGAAATATCATCTTTCAAGTGAAAGCATTCGTAAAATTGTTGTGAAAACATGGTAG